One genomic segment of Stigmatopora argus isolate UIUO_Sarg chromosome 3, RoL_Sarg_1.0, whole genome shotgun sequence includes these proteins:
- the tmed6 gene encoding transmembrane emp24 domain-containing protein 6 has protein sequence MIGRREVGAPHHLKMKRHAFGHLLLSVTLFGFLGARGGPLGNLHPNMTDQELFWGADQYDFAMVLAAAGMDCVWHFAHHGEKFYLNFVVQWVTGVGHDRHLSVTVNAPSGLLLSTVDDADGQIELDVKETGFYQMCFSNFHNRFGSMQVSLSFGVYYDHVPPKQQKGDDKVTAIKKLNDTLSIIEASSLRVENAVFHMFRHYNSGRMRHGADEFLLVSSQRRVNCCSAALSGLVVLAGYLQLHFLQSLFGPKAESDPRAC, from the exons ATGATTGGCCGCCGGGAAGTGGGTGCTCCTCATCATTTGAAGATGAAGCGCCACGCTTTCGGCCACTTACTGTTGTCAGTGACCTTGTTTGGGTTCTTGGGTGCCCGTGGAGGCCCGCTGGGCAACCTGCACCCCAACATGACGGACCAAGAGCTCTTCTGGGGCGCCGACCAGTACGACTTTGCGATGGTCCTGGCCGCAGCCGGGATGGACTGCGTCTGGCACTTCGCTCACCATGGAGAGAAGTTCTATCTCAACTTCGTG GTGCAGTGGGTGACGGGCGTGGGACACGACCGCCACCTGTCGGTCACGGTCAACGCGCCCAGCGGCCTACTGCTTTCCACCGTCGACGACGCAGACGGACAAATTGAGCTGGACGTCAAAGAGACCG GTTTCTACCAGATGTGTTTCAGCAACTTCCACAACCGTTTCGGCAGCATGCAAGTTTCTCTCAGTTTTGGCGTTTACTACGACCACGTACCTCCAAAACAACAAAAGGGAGACGATAAGGTCACCGCCATCAAGAAACTCAACGACACGCTGAGCATCATCGAG GCATCGTCGCTGCGCGTGGAGAACGCTGTTTTTCACATGTTCCGCCACTATAACTCGGGGCGCATGCGGCACGGTGCCGACGAGTTCCTGTTGGTGTCCAGTCAACGCCGTGTCAATTGCTGCTCTGCCGCTCTCAGCGGTCTGGTGGTGCTGGCGGGTTATCTGCAGCTACACTTTCTCCAGAGCCTCTTTGGCCCCAAAGCCGAGAGCGATCCCCGTGCCTGTTGA
- the LOC144071919 gene encoding uncharacterized protein LOC144071919 has protein sequence MADLALTGIELALSLCKKVYNMVKTAKSNKVQCKEVGERVCTLEKMVQSLKERPENTSPNIEEALKKLVQSLWNAINFMSQFSQTKKVVSILKANSHGSKFQEISQKLNENIQMLLLALQISDGNTLRDGLRAIAAQHGPEDFDHPMPIQCQRVPLKFLRMSRSCDVAMQSSNPGSFERANTIESDEPFATLNPVRQSSFDMDTAAKSPVTAMTPTLVPPVTAMNPTPMSPVTAMNPTLMSPVTAMNPTLMSPVTAMNPTFMPPVTAMNPMPMSPVTAMNPTPMSPVTAMNPTLMSPVTAMTPTLMSPVTAMTPPLMPPVTAMNRTLISPVTVVTHTPMSPVKMFSHHPRPGMVLSAPPRLYRPPLKTVTSTVISYNGQYPRAALNQVQPNGMVPPAVFQQTRRVMGNTVIRNIYR, from the exons ATGGCTGAC CTGGCTTTGACGGGTATTGAGCTTGCCCTCAGCTTATGCAAGAAGGTGTACAATATGGTAAAGACGGCAAAATCCAACAAGGTCCAGTGTAAGGAAGTGGGTGAACGTGTGTGCACTTTGGAGAAGATGGTGCAGAGCCTCAAGGAGCGGCCTGAAAACACCTCACCCAACATCGAGGAGGCCCTGAAGAAACTTGTTCAAAGTCTGTGGAACGCCATAAATTTCATGAGCCAATTTTCCCAAACCAAGAAGGTTGTCAGCATCTTGAAAGCCAATTCTCACGGGTCCAAGTTCCAGGAAATCAGCCAGAAGCTCAACGAGAATATCCAGATGCTCTTGCTCGCGCTGCAGATCAGCGATGGCAACACCCTAAGGGACGGCCTGAGGGCCATCGCTGCCCAACACGGACCAGAAGATTTTGACCACCCCATGCCTATCCAATGCCAAAGGGTGCCGTTAAAATTTTTACGGATGAGCCGTTCCTGCGACGTTGCTATGCAGAGTTCCAATCCCGGTTCGTTCGAAAGAGCAAATACAATTGAGAGTGATGAACCTTTTGCCACTTTGAATCCTGTCCGTCAATCGTCATTTGACATGGACACTGCTGCCAAGTCACCAGTCACTGCAATGACCCCAACTCTCGTGCCACCAGTCACTGCAATGAACCCAACTCCCATGTCACCAGTCACTGCAATGAACCCAACTCTCATGTCACCAGTCACTGCAATGAACCCAACTCTCATGTCACCAGTCACTGCAATGAACCCAACTTTCATGCCACCAGTCACTGCAATGAACCCAATGCCCATGTCACCAGTCACTGCAATGAACCCAACTCCCATGTCACCAGTCACTGCAATGAACCCAACTCTCATGTCACCAGTCACTGCAATGACCCCAACTCTCATGTCACCAGTCACTGCAATGACCCCACCTCTCATGCCACCAGTCACTGCAATGAACCGAACTCTCATCTCACCAGTCACTGTAGTGACCCATACTCCCATGTCACCCGTCAAAATGTTCTCCCACCACCCTCGCCCTGGGATGGTCCTCAGTGCTCCGCCTAGGCTCTACCGGCCCCCCTTGAAGACTGTGACCTCCACCGTGATCAGCTACAACGGCCAATACCCCAGAGCCGCCTTGAACCAGGTGCAACCTAATGGTATGGTGCCACCAGCGGTCTTCCAGCAGACCCGTCGTGTCATGGGAAACACCGTCATTAGAAATATTTATCGTTGA